DNA sequence from the Corvus hawaiiensis isolate bCorHaw1 chromosome 6, bCorHaw1.pri.cur, whole genome shotgun sequence genome:
aaaaacagaggcccttctccttcccggggagcaaagggtcttcctcatcttcatctttaggactatctctgggagcatctctaggaactgaggttttctcctttcccgttggGAGCAAAAGTCCTTATCTGGtccacctctccctgtccaaacttctcatgaaattacagctgcgtcagcatctgcctatctcagcgcaggtgcttttgctcatgagttgaacgctccaccccccagatcttcatgaaattacaacgggatactctgatatatcatagcttcacaacagaatttcagctttaagcatctcctctctctcttccctcaggttttcagctcttcacagcaataaaagggttaatctcacctcggccttgcagctttgcagctggaatgttgaatgtttttTATCGAAGTGCAGAGGGCAGAGAGCtaagctgctctggctgcccatggcaaagcagtgggggggttgggggggggttccatggatggaacagggccatcggctccaggatggccgtggcccggcccagcctggcctgagctgggcctggccaggcccgcTGGCCCCTGCACAGGGCCCgtagccacctgtcccagcaccagaaaccagagagagcttggagagggagtttgtctattcttaagtgtggatcacagcggtggtcacaactttaagtggcttaaagaattgtccatattcaaactggctgctgataggttctatcaggtcccagaggaagctgtaagcaccccttagcaaggacatcccttccgagACTGTGCTTGCTCACCTATGACAGGGTAGTACCAAAATGGCAAAGaccagcacagcctggattgtggctgaagctgctgtgcagagtCACTGttcagctcctcctgagggTGGCCAGGTTCAGGATGGAGGTGCTGAAGGGCTTCCTTGGACATGGATGCTGGGGAACCAGAGGACGGCCCCGTTgtgcaggacagcagcacaaCCCCCTAATTTCTGTGCAATCCAATGGTCCAAGCTCCTGGTGACGTCAATTTCCATATTTCCAGCGGGTTTTGGTCACAGGCACAAGAGTTCAGTGGAGTTCACTTCTGAGCCTGCACTTTACTCAGAATGATTTAATTCTGGAATGAAGGAATGTGACAAATTGCCACTCCAAGAGGAAGGGAATgttgctgtccctgcccagctctgcagccctaCCTGGTGTCTCTTGCCATCACTGGGAATGCAGGGCCGGCTCTGGCGGCCAGAAGGGGAAGGATGCTCCGTGCCATCCCGAGCCCTCTCCTGCCATCCAGAGGCACCAGCCCCGCAGAGATTTGGGGAATCACCGCTGCCCCgtgctggctgtgtccccagggcttAACCTGTCCCACCCTGTCCGGGAAAGAGATCCCTCAAAACGCCATGAAACTCATCTGCTGAGCCAAAGGAAACGGAGTTTATTCCCTGGGGCGCAGAGGCAGTGAGGGTCATTCCATGGGGAATAGAGCCAGGGAACAGGACTGAGCCCGGCTGCACTGCTTGGAGCCACGTGGAGccgggagggaggaggaaatcCATGCTCCAATGTGCTCCTGGTGGAGCTTCCCTCCCACATTGCCCTTGGCACTGCCcctgctcctttctcctgcGGGATTacaccagcacagggagggtgaTCCCGTGGATATTTATGGATCAGTTGGCTCAAGGAATCCCTCAGTCACTGTCCTGGGGTCCTTCAGCAGTGCAGGGGAAGGGATCAACAGGCTCAGATCACCGAGTCCTTGGCCACAGCATTGCTGCTGGGAGTGTTTTCTTCTGGATCCTCAAAGAACCTCCGgagagaattcctgagggatcTCACAGAGCAGGGCCTCTTGTACATCCCTGCCAAGAAGTAGATTATGGGTTTGATGGTGCTGTGGATGCAGGCAAGCAGGAAAACAACCTGTCTTGACACACCGGTGTAACCGAGCTGCTGCAGGATATTCCAGAGGCTCTGGAGGAGAGTGAAGAGTGCAACGAGGAAGACAACGGTGTCACGCCTCTtgggttgctgctgctgggagccacTCTTGGCCTTGATGAAAATGATTGATGTGGAAATGACCATGGGTGCACCACAGACGAGCAGGATGAGAGCGAACATGAAGATGAGAGCCACCCGGCAGTGCTCCTGCTCGTGTGATGGGCACAGGAATGTCACCGTGGGAATGGCAGTGATGAGAGCGAAGAAGGCCCAGAATTGGACCCTGTACACCACCCACAGCAGGCGCAGGGGAAGGTCACAgcggcagcagagcaggcagaggctgTCCATGTCTGATACGGCGCTGACATCTGTCAGCCGGAACAGCCCCCAGTAGTAGGAGACCATggacagctggaaaaggaaactcAGGTACATCAGGGGCATGATAGGAGAGCAGGACACGTCctccagcaggaagagcagggcgGAGGGGAGCgcgaagaggaggaagaagaagtcAGCGACAGCCAGGCTAAAAATGAAGAGAGCACTGCCGGTCATGACCATGAGCCGGAGGACAGCCCCGTTCTCAGCCAGCCCACAGAGGCAGATGGGCAGTGTCACACTGTGTATGGCCACACTGGTGACATCTGTCTCACATGGATCATCTCCTTCGGTGGGTGAGGCCGAAGGTGGGGACACGGAGCTCACCTCCATGGATGGACGCTGGGCAGGCGCTGGGATGTGGCCCCGGCTGTGGTCAGAGTGGATGGGCAGTCAGTGCTTGGAGAATCCAGGGATGGACCAAGcggctcctcagcagctccctgcagagggaagggTTTGGTGGAGAGAAGTGAGatgtgcaggggaggagggcggtgggaatggtggggtgggagagggaggtgggagggtTGGTCTGTTTGGCAGGAGACTgataaataaaataggaaataaaaatattcagctcCCCTGCAGTTGCTGAAAGACCAACCAGCCAAAAAGATAAAAGTATGTGGAAGTGAGCACACAGGATGATAAACGTGGCTGGGGCAGTGCAGGAAGAGATCAGGAGGCCTGCAGTGGTTCTGGGGCAGTTCTGTAACAAGAAGCAACAGCGCATGGCCAAAGGAAAAGTTCAAGGCGAGGTCACCTTTAATATGGCAGCACTCAGTGAATAGGAGCACCAGAGAGCCCTCCTGATGAACCTCCAGGATCATGAAAGGACTCCCAGGAGGAGGTGGATACATGGAAATGAGTCCTAGGACAGTGATGTTTATATATCAGACAAGAACCACGCCTTAATGCCTCTGTGTGTTTCTAATGGATAAAACCCCTGCTGTAAAGTCTCCCCACACACACAGAACAAGGAGAGATCCCCCTGTGTGTCCTGCACAGGTAAAGAATTCCTGCTTGCTCACGCTTCCCATTGTGTTAGAAAGTTTATTCTGGCTCACTTGGGTATTAAGATACAGACAGGATTCAGAGGAAAAGAGGGGGTATCTGGGGAGGGCACTGCGGTCAGCGGGAGAGGgtggcaggcacagagcagctgcaggaggagaggaaggtggggcagggaggaaggagaacattCCACTGACCTGTTCagtgtggggcagcagcaggcacaggggctCTGTCCCCATCAGCGGCGCTTCCTGGCACCCCTTGCTCCTTTGGGATCCACATCCTAAAGCGGCTCCTCCCAGGCCAGGAACACGAAGGAGAAAGTGCCCAGATCACCAGGAGGTGcccactgctgtcccaccagctcctctcCGTGCCCTGTCCTCgtgttttttccccaaggcTCCGTGGGGTCATAGGGCAGTTGAAACCAGTTTTACAACTTTGGCTTTGTCAGAGCTCCACTTCCTTGAAGTTATCtatcttgaattttttttttctttaccacaAAGGAATTGACTTTTGTCAAAAAGGTCCACATGAAGAGTTTTGAAAATggctcctcttttcctcctgatTAGAAAcactccttccctgcagaaTGTCCCATTCTCCGactgccttccctctcctgaCAGGCTTCTACCTTTCCTCATTTCTCTTCCCTGAGGGGTGACGGTCcatccagcagcagagggattCTGGTGGTCCTGGTGGCACTGGaatgctggcagtgctggtggggCAGCTGGCTGCTTGTCCGAAGGAACCATGccagggggatttttgggatcacAGTCATGAGGGGCACGATCCCTTTGGGGGAACAGTGTTCTAGAAACcagaagggaggaggaaagccATGCTCCAgtgtgctccctgcagagcttccCTCCCGCATCGTCCTTGGCActgcctctgctcccttctcctgctggaaTACAGTGCAGGAGGGTGATCCCGTGGATATTTATTGATCTGGTGGCTCAAGGAATCCCTCAGCCACTGCCCCTTGGTCCTCCATCGGTGCAGTTGAAGGGTTCAATGGGCTCAGGGCCCCCATGTCCATGGTGTCATCACTGCTGCAGGCCGTGTTTTCTTCTGACTCCTCGAAG
Encoded proteins:
- the LOC125327355 gene encoding mas-related G-protein coupled receptor member H-like, with product MEVSSVSPPSASPTEGDDPCETDVTSVAIHSVTLPICLCGLAENGAVLRLMVMTGSALFIFSLAVADFFFLLFALPSALLFLLEDVSCSPIMPLMYLSFLFQLSMVSYYWGLFRLTDVSAVSDMDSLCLLCCRCDLPLRLLWVVYRVQFWAFFALITAIPTVTFLCPSHEQEHCRVALIFMFALILLVCGAPMVISTSIIFIKAKSGSQQQQPKRRDTVVFLVALFTLLQSLWNILQQLGYTGVSRQVVFLLACIHSTIKPIIYFLAGMYKRPCSVRSLRNSLRRFFEDPEENTPSSNAVAKDSVI